A single genomic interval of Lathyrus oleraceus cultivar Zhongwan6 chromosome 7, CAAS_Psat_ZW6_1.0, whole genome shotgun sequence harbors:
- the LOC127101603 gene encoding ankyrin repeat-containing protein At5g02620, which translates to METEAETVQPQVAPVRSSRKKMTKQLTGKRDDTPLHSAARAGDMASLKGTVDGAEEGKLREVFAKQNQGGETALYVAAEYGYVDMVREMIQYYDLADAGIKARNGFDALHIAAKQGDLDIVKILMEAHSELAMTVDPSNTTALHTAATQGHTEIVKFLLETGSSLAAIARSNGKTALHSAARNGHLEVMKAILEKEPGVVTRTDKKGQTALHMAVKGQSLVVVEELIKADPSTINMVDNKGNTALHIATRKGRTQIIKLILGQSETDGMAINKSGETALDTAEKTGNSEVKSILTEHGVQSGKSITKPKTAATRELKQTVSDIKHEVHHQLEHTRQTRKSVQGIAKRLNKMHTEGLNNAINSTTVVAVLIATVAFAAIFTVPGQFVDNPKKVPKGKSLGEANIAPQAAFLIFFVFDSFALFISLAVVVVQTSIVVIESKAKKQMMAIINKLMWLACVLISVSFLALSFVVVGKDHRWLAIGVTIIGTTIMATTLGTMCYWVIRHRIEASNMRSIRKSSMGSRSRSFSVSVVMSDSEILNNERTKMYAI; encoded by the exons ATGGAGACAGAAGCTGAAACTGTGCAGCCTCAGGTTGCACCGGTGAGGTCCAGTAGGAAGAAAATGACGAAACAATTGACTGGGAAGCGTGATGATACGCCTTTACATTCTGCGGCTAGAGCGGGAGATATGGCTTCTTTGAAGGGCACGGTGGATGGTGCTGAAGAGGGTAAACTGCGTGAAGTGTTTGCGAAGCAGAATCAAGGTGGAGAAACGGCACTTTATGTTGCTGCTGAGTATGGTTATGTCGATATGGTTAGGGAGATGATTCAGTATTATGATCTTGCTGATGCTGGAATTAAAGCGAGAAATGGTTTTGATGCACTTCATATTGCTGCTAAACAAGGGGATTTAG ATATAGTGAAGATCCTAATGGAGGCTCATTCTGAACTAGCAATGACTGTGGATCCATCCAACACTACAGCCTTACACACAGCTGCAACACAAGGGCACACTGAGATAGTGAAATTTCTATTAGAAACAGGTAGTAGCTTGGCAGCCATAGCTAGAAGTAATGGCAAAACAGCTTTACATTCTGCTGCAAGAAACGGACATTTGGAGGTAATGAAAGCGATTCTCGAGAAGGAGCCTGGTGTTGTAACAAGAACTGATAAAAAAGGACAGACGGCACTTCATATGGCGGTGAAGGGACAAAGTCTTGTGGTGGTAGAGGAGCTGATAAAAGCAGATCCATCAACAATAAACATGGTCGATAATAAGGGCAATACGGCATTGCATATAGCTACCAGGAAAGGTAGAACTCAG ATTATTAAGTTGATACTTGGGCAGAGTGAAACAGATGGCATGGCAATAAACAAAAGTGGCGAAACAGCATTAGACACAGCTGAGAAAACAGGAAACTCCGAAGTAAAAAGCATTCTAACAGAACACGGTGTTCAAAGTGGAAAATCCATAACAAAACCAAAAACAGCTGCAACCAGAGAATTAAAACAAACCGTTAGTGACATAAAGCATGAAGTCCATCACCAACTAGAACACACTCGCCAAACGCGAAAAAGCGTTCAAGGAATCGCAAAACGTCTCAACAAAATGCACACAGAAGGGCTCAACAACGCAATAAACTCAACAACCGTCGTCGCAGTCCTCATAGCAACAGTTGCATTCGCCGCTATCTTCACCGTCCCAGGCCAATTCGTCGATAATCCGAAAAAAGTTCCTAAAGGAAAGTCGCTCGGCGAAGCAAACATAGCGCCGCAGGCTGCGTTTCTAATCTTCTTTGTGTTCGACTCGTTTGCGCTTTTCATTTCTTTAGCGGTTGTGGTGGTTCAAACATCAATAGTTGTTATAGAAAGCAAAGCAAAGAAGCAAATGATGGCTATTATTAACAAACTAATGTGGTTGGCTTGTGTGCTTATTTCTGTTTCATTTTTGGCACTGTCTTTTGTAGTTGTTGGGAAAGATCACAGGTGGCTTGCAATTGGAGTAACTATAATTGGAACAACTATTATGGCTACTACATTGGGAACCATGTGTTATTGGGTTATTAGGCATCGAATTGAAGCTTCAAATATGAGGAGTATACGTAAATCTTCAATGGGAAGCAGGTCAAGGTCTTTTTCAGTTTCAGTTGTTATGTCAGATTCTGAGATATTAAACAATGAGCGTACTAAAATGTATGCTATTTAG